The following coding sequences lie in one Streptomyces venezuelae genomic window:
- a CDS encoding 1,2-dihydroxy-3-keto-5-methylthiopentene dioxygenase gives MTLLTTWPETGPETVVRRTSDPVEIAAALAPVGVRYEQWPVREDVPADADSDTVFAAYRTEIDKLNAEEGFRTVDVVALHPPVGDDPEWAGKARAARQKFLAEHTHEDDDEVRFFVAGAGIFYLHVGGEVHAVYCEKGDLLGVPRGTTHWFDMGTSPAFTAIRFFHEEDGWIGTFTGSPIADRFPDFDEIHAGYAA, from the coding sequence ATGACTCTCCTCACGACCTGGCCGGAAACCGGCCCCGAGACCGTCGTGCGCCGCACCTCGGACCCGGTCGAGATCGCCGCCGCGCTCGCCCCGGTCGGCGTGCGGTACGAGCAGTGGCCGGTGCGCGAGGACGTGCCCGCCGACGCCGACAGCGACACCGTGTTCGCGGCGTACCGCACGGAGATCGACAAGCTCAACGCCGAAGAGGGCTTCCGGACCGTGGACGTGGTGGCGCTGCACCCGCCGGTCGGCGACGACCCCGAGTGGGCCGGGAAGGCGCGGGCCGCCCGGCAGAAGTTCCTCGCCGAGCACACGCACGAGGACGATGACGAGGTGCGGTTCTTCGTCGCGGGCGCCGGGATCTTCTACCTCCACGTGGGCGGCGAGGTGCACGCCGTGTACTGCGAGAAGGGCGACCTGCTGGGCGTGCCGCGCGGTACGACGCACTGGTTCGACATGGGGACGTCCCCCGCGTTCACGGCGATCCGCTTCTTCCACGAGGAGGACGGCTGGATCGGCACGTTCACGGGCAGCCCGATCGCGGACCGCTTCCCCGACTTCGACGAGATCCACGCGGGGTACGCCGCGTGA
- a CDS encoding LLM class flavin-dependent oxidoreductase, producing the protein MKFQVLSLISHSPHPLTGELPSPAERFEDVIEIGVTAERLGYDAYAVGERHAGAFLSSSPTVVLGALAARTSRIRLLTGVTVVAILDPVRVAEDYATLDQISRGRVELVVGKGAEAGHFDLFGLDEARQWDLQREKYELLRRLWDEENVDWEGEFRPPLKDVTTVPRPYAGTPRVWHGSATSLNSPELAAKHGDPLFTANAIQPRSAYASLIGHYRERFEAYGHDPARAHVAAGSGGLLIADTAEQAVARYKELYEAKVAQTFRPDLAGKAGYNTPFRTIEDAIADGPQLIGSPQQIIDKILGYHEVYGHDLQSISVDGFGLSRGEQTETLQRFAEEIAPVVRRAAPSTLWDTL; encoded by the coding sequence ATGAAGTTTCAAGTGCTGTCCCTCATCTCCCACTCCCCGCATCCCCTGACCGGTGAACTTCCCTCCCCCGCCGAACGGTTCGAGGACGTCATCGAGATCGGTGTGACGGCGGAGCGGCTCGGGTACGACGCCTACGCCGTGGGCGAGCGGCACGCGGGGGCCTTCCTGTCGTCGAGCCCGACCGTCGTGCTCGGCGCCCTCGCCGCGCGCACCTCCCGGATCAGACTCCTGACCGGTGTCACCGTCGTCGCGATCCTCGACCCCGTGCGGGTCGCCGAGGACTACGCGACGCTCGACCAGATCTCGCGCGGCCGGGTGGAACTCGTCGTCGGCAAGGGCGCCGAAGCCGGGCACTTCGACCTGTTCGGGCTCGACGAGGCCCGGCAGTGGGACCTCCAGCGCGAGAAGTACGAACTGCTGCGCCGCCTGTGGGACGAGGAGAACGTCGACTGGGAGGGCGAGTTCCGGCCGCCGTTGAAGGACGTGACGACCGTCCCGCGCCCCTACGCGGGCACGCCGCGCGTCTGGCACGGTTCGGCGACCTCTCTCAACTCCCCCGAGCTGGCGGCCAAGCACGGCGACCCGCTCTTCACCGCCAACGCCATCCAGCCGCGTTCGGCGTACGCCTCGCTCATCGGCCATTACCGCGAGCGGTTCGAGGCGTACGGCCACGATCCGGCCCGCGCGCACGTGGCGGCGGGCTCCGGCGGGCTGCTCATCGCGGACACCGCCGAGCAGGCGGTGGCGCGCTACAAGGAGCTGTACGAGGCGAAGGTCGCCCAGACGTTCCGGCCCGACCTGGCGGGCAAGGCGGGTTACAACACGCCGTTCCGCACCATCGAGGACGCCATCGCGGACGGGCCTCAGCTCATCGGCTCACCGCAGCAGATCATCGACAAGATCCTCGGCTACCACGAGGTGTACGGCCACGACCTGCAGTCCATCTCGGTGGACGGCTTCGGACTCTCGCGCGGCGAGCAGACCGAGACGCTGCAACGGTTCGCGGAGGAGATCGCGCCGGTGGTGCGCAGGGCCGCGCCGTCCACGCTGTGGGACACCCTGTGA
- the mtnC gene encoding acireductone synthase: MSAVPVHDVDAVVLDIEGTTSATGFVVDVLYPYARERFGELLASRGTEPEVARAVAQVRAEIGEPDADAARVEKVLGAWADADRKATPLKTLQGILWAEGFARGELVSHFYPDVIPVLRRWHADGVRLYVYSSGSVSAQRAWFAHSAEGDLLDLVSGLYDTENAGPKQEAASYRAIASSTGVAPGRLLFLSDRPGELDAARAAGWRSVGVRRAGEPYADADFGDHPQVSDFSGITLAARSSS; this comes from the coding sequence GTGAGTGCCGTTCCGGTGCACGACGTGGACGCCGTGGTGCTCGACATCGAGGGCACCACGAGCGCCACGGGGTTCGTGGTCGACGTGCTGTACCCGTACGCCCGCGAGCGGTTCGGTGAGCTGCTCGCCTCGCGGGGCACCGAGCCGGAGGTGGCGCGGGCCGTCGCGCAGGTGCGGGCGGAGATCGGCGAGCCGGACGCGGACGCGGCGCGGGTGGAGAAGGTCCTCGGCGCCTGGGCCGACGCCGACCGCAAGGCGACGCCCCTGAAGACGCTCCAGGGCATCCTGTGGGCGGAGGGCTTCGCGCGCGGGGAGCTCGTCTCGCACTTCTACCCGGACGTCATCCCGGTGCTGCGGCGCTGGCACGCGGACGGAGTGCGGCTGTACGTGTACTCGTCCGGCTCCGTGTCCGCGCAGCGGGCGTGGTTCGCGCACTCCGCGGAGGGTGACCTGCTGGATCTCGTCAGCGGTCTGTACGACACGGAGAACGCGGGCCCCAAGCAGGAGGCGGCCTCCTACCGGGCCATCGCCTCGTCCACCGGAGTCGCCCCCGGGCGGCTGCTCTTCCTCTCCGACCGGCCCGGCGAGCTGGACGCGGCGCGGGCCGCGGGCTGGCGGTCGGTCGGGGTGCGCCGGGCCGGGGAGCCCTACGCCGACGCCGACTTCGGCGACCACCCGCAGGTCTCGGACTTCTCCGGGATCACCCTTGCCGCTAGGAGCAGTTCATGA